TGAGTTTCTCGGCTTAAATCTCTAATAAATCTCATAAGTCTCTTGTTTTCTTGACTTTTGTTTTAGCTTATTCTACTTTTTATTATGTGTAATTTATTTTACATAAGCACTTATATAAATTAGTGCTTGGGTGCTGCTCTCTAAAATCACCGCCACCTGACCCCCAGGAGGCGTGTATTGAATTGCATTCACCACTAAGTTAAAAATCAGGCGATACAGCTGTTCTTCGTCGCCGTTGACGTGCAAAGGTTCTGGCGTGCGAATATCTATAGAAAGCGTCAAATCGGCAGCGATCGCTAGTGCTGACAATTCTTCTGCAACGTCGCTGACAAGATCGTTGAGACAGGCGGGACGATATTTAATTGACAAAGCCTGCCGATCCATACGGGAGAGTAGCAATAAATCCCGAACCAATTCAGATAGGCGGTAATTTTGCCGTTCAATGGTTTTTAGAGTATCCCGCGCCTCTAGTTCGCTGAGTTGATTCATTCTCAACGTCGATTCAACGGTTGCTTGGATTGCCGCTAAGGGCGTCCGCAACTCATGGGCGGCATCGGCTGTGAATTGTTGGATTTGCCCATAGGATTGGTAAATTGGTTGCATTGCTAGCCCTGCCAACCACCAACTGGAACCAGCAACGACAATCATTGCCACGGGCAACCCCAGTAAGAGAATAAATTTCAGGGCAGTCAGATGATCGTCCAATTCTTTGAGACTTCGCCCCACCTGAAGATATCCCCAAGGGCGATTGTCTTTGGTATGCAGCGATAGAGAAATTTGATGAAAACGGGTGCCCTGGCGATTCTGGAGGATTTGCCACAATTGGGGTGTAGAAACGCGATCGCCTTTATCTGCCGCTAGCAATCCCACTGGCTGAAGTCCTGCCAAGGCAACTGGGCGTCCCGAATTCTCTAGCAGCCGCACGTAGTAGTCGCCTTGGTGAATTGCCCCCAAAGTGTGCCGAGTCGGATTTTCTATCTGACTAACGCATTTTTCCCCAAGCAAACAAATATCCGGCAACAGTTGTTGGATAGCAGGTTCCAGGCGTCCCGGTTGCTGCAAAATCGGCTCAATACTGTCGTGAAGCGTACCGGCAACAGATTCTAATTCTCGGTCGAGGGCAACCCAATTCGCACGAGCGATCGCTTCATAAACTGCAACTCCACACAAGCTTAAAATCACTCCCATGACGCCTGCATACCAACCTGCCAGTCGCCAACGAGTTAGTTGAAAAAGTTTGTTTTCATTCACGTTAGTTGGTAATCGGGAATTGGTAATTGGGAATTAGTAATTGGTAAACTCCATTAGCTATTATCTATTTGTTAATGACTAATAACTAATAACCAATGACTAATGACTATTCAAACGATAGCCTATCCCATAGACAGTTTCGATAAAGCGATCGCACCCAAAAACCGCTAATTTACGCCGCAACAATCGCATCTGCGCGGCTACCACATTACTCATCGGTTCTGCGCTAAATTCCCAAAGCTGACTTAGCAACTGATCGCGGGTAAGAATTTGGTTAGGATGCTTCATAAAATATTCCAGCAATTGAAATTCCTTGCTAGTTAGAGGAATGATTTGTTTGTCATCCAATGTATTCTGAGACCAAACCGTATGAGTACCGTAATCTAAAGTCAGGTTTCCTACTTGTAGGTGTTGGGGATGAAGCTGAGGCGATCGCCTTTGTAATGCGCGTAATCGTGCCAACAGTTCCGCCATACCAAACGGCTTCACCAAATAGTCATCTGCACCAGCATCCAATCCAGCCACCTTATCTTCCATGCGATCTTTAGCAGTTAACATCAAAACCGGCAGAGGATTGTTTTTCCCCCGCAGTCGCTGACATAACTCAATTCCTGATAATCCTGGCAGTAACCAGTCAAAAATAGCCAGCGTATATTGCGTCCACTGGGTTTCTAAAAACTCCCATGCCTGCGTGCCATCCAGAACCCAGTCAACCACATACGCTTCTTGACTGAGAGTTCGCTTAATTGCCGCCCCTAAATCTGGCTCATCTTCAACTAGGAGAACCCGCATAATCCCCTTTTTTCTTCGATTTGCTACACATCAGCAAGGTAGCACTCTGTAGGGGCAAAGAAATTGCGCCTCTACAGCAGTATTTTAAGCACTTTGGTAGATGTAGATAAGAGTAAATATTGCTACAAGATTGGTAGCAAACCACAATTTCCCTGCTCCCACGCAGAAAAAAAAATGCAGACTAGACCAAACCAACCGATGACACCAGACGATGCATCTACATGGGTGGAAAGACTGGCACGTTTGGGCTTTGGGGCGAGAGGGGTAGTTTACGCTACGGTGGGAGTGCTGGCAGCGCAGGCAGCCTTTGGTGCAGGCGGCAGAACCACCGATACAGAGGGTGCGCTGGTGACGATTGTGACACAGCCGTTTGGGAAATTCTTGCTGGCAATCGTTGCTTTGGGTTTGGTTGGGTACGTGTTGTGGCGTTTCGTAGAAGCGATCGCCGATCCGGAAAACAAAGGCACCGATGCCAAAGGTCTTGCATCGCGCTTGGGAGCGGTTGGCAGCGGCTTAATCTATGCTGGTTTAGCCTGGAGTGCGATTAAGCTGATCATGGGTTCGGGAGGCGGCGGTAATAGTAATTCGTCCCAAGACTGGACAGCACGCTTGTTAGCGCAGCCCTTCGGTCAATTTCTAGTTGGAATTGTGGGAGCTGCTGTCATCGGCATGGGCTTCTATCAATTTTACAGAGCCTATAAAGCGAAATTCCGCAAAAAGTGGAAAGTCAACCAGATGAGCGAAAAAGAGGAGAAATGGGCGACCTTTGCGGGCAGATTTGGGATTGCTGCCCGTGGTGTCGTTTTTAGCATTACTGGTCTTTTTCTGCTCCAAGCGGCGCGGCAGTCTGATGCTAACCAAGTTCAGGGGCTAGGTGGGGCGCTAGCTGCACTGGCACAACAACCTTTTGGCCCTTGGTTGTTAGGAACTGTGGCGCTTGGTTTAATCGCTTACGGTATTTATAATTTCGTAGAAGCTCGATACCGCCATTTTGCTACCAGGTAGTCAATTTTTAATGCAGAGGTAATAGCAAAGATAGGCTTTACGGTGGTTGAATAGATAGTTAGGTATGTTCCTAACTTCAGATATTTCTAAGTCCTATGCTCAACAAGCATGATGAGTTGTTACTGAAGGATCTTAAGCTTCAACCACTTTGGCTGCTCCAGTTATATGTAGTTCTAGGAGTAGCGGCGGCAATTTCTGGATTCGTTCTTGAGAGCGGAAATCTCTCAAAAGCTGCTTGTCTTGGAGGGGGTTTCCTGATTGCTCTGGGAGCTGAAAAATTAGTAACGCACCGAATCAGAAAGGCTGCACTTTCTTTGATTAATAGAAACTAACGCTATTTTTCAAGCTTATCCTCTCACTTCTCAACCATCGGTAAAATATCTGCACTGTAAAATTCAAAATTCAAAACTTATCAAATGGTTTGACGGCAAAATCTCCCAGTGTCACCGTGAAACTTTCCCGATTACCAGTGGCGACAAAATTAATAATTACTTCACTCGCTACGGCAACAGCCAACATTACTAAATTTCGCGCTAACGGGTAGTCGCAAACGTCATCGTTTACTGGTGAAGGAACGCGGTAAATTTCGTTCCAGATAATTTCAGCATAATCGGAAGCTAAGCCAACGTGCAGACAAGGAATATTTGCCGCTGTGCAATAATCTTTGACAGCTTGACGGCTGATGCTGTTATCAAAAGTATCAATAACAACACTGCTACCACTAAGCAACTGGGCAGCATTTGCCGATGTTAATTCTTTCGGACGCCCATCAACAGCAACACCCAAAGCACGGTAGAGGGTATTGGTGAGAATTTTAGCTTTGTAAGCGCCAACATCTGAGCGGTAGTAAGGCTGAGTAGAAAGGTTGCGTTCCTCAATGCGATCGCGATCGATAACCACCAGCTTCCCAAAGCCAGAACGTGCAAGATTTTCAGTAATATTCGCCCCCAGCGCCCCCGCACCGCACACCGTCACCGGGAAGTCTTTTAGCTTCGCCATCAGTGCGGATGTTCTGTGGAGTTGTTCGTGAAAGAAGATAGACATTTTTGCTAATGGCTAATGACTAATTCAAAAGTCCCAGTTATCTCGCGCTTCGATAACGCCAACGAGGGATTGCAAGTCAAAATCGCGATCGCGTCCGCTTAGGCAAATGCCAGAACTAATCACTGTCAAATCGCGCTTGTCAATGGCAGAGATGTGACGTTCACCGCTGCGGGTTGTCCACTCGACTTGCCAAAAGTCACCGCGATCGCGCACATCTTCGAGTTCGCCACCACCCATCCCCAAGGCATCGCGCACGCGGCTTTCATCACCTGACATCGCCCGCCGATCCGGATCTTGCCGTACCTCTTGGTAGTGTCTGTATGGGCGTTGTGCTTGCTGCTGGCGTCTTGTATCCCGTCGCTGCTGGCGCAAGCGTTCTTCTTCAAGTTGTTGCTGCCTTCGGCGTTGATATTCTTCTGTCTGCTGTAACGCCAAGTCATAGACGGTACGCATCTCTGGCGTCATCCCCGCAAAGCGAAGATTTTCCGTTTCCGTCCCATTCCTCAATTGTTCTCTGAGTTGTTCCGCCACCAGCGGATCGGCACGTCGATCCAGTTCATCAAACCACCAAGCGCTGCCATCCCAACGCGCAATTATTGGCTCAAATGCTGCACCCTCAGTAACTAAATATACCGGCACTGGCTTAGCGGCACCCAAGCGCTGCTGCATATCAGATTCGTTAACAGGGTACGCAAGCCAAGTTTGTCCTTGCAACACATAAGCCAGACGCAAGCGCAACGGCTTCAGCAGTCGCAGATATTCCGCCACCTGCGGCAAGTTTGCTTCATCCACCATTTCAGCCTTTTTCTCATTTATCGGCTGAAAAATGCCCCATCCTTCAAAGTCTTGTGGCTGCGGTTTAAAGGTATAAACCATCCCCGCTACAGAAGCGCGTACTTTCCCCCCACCTACGCATGGTGCGAGAAACTGAGTATCGCGCAATTGCACTTCCTGTGCAGCAATTTGGTTAAGGAGGTTGCGAATATCTGTCATGATATTGCCTTGATTAAGATGTTTGGCTTAGTTAATTTTTTTTGTAAATAGTGATAAGGCTGACTGCGGGCAACTGTAGGTTTGATTGAGCGGCGAAAACCGATATTCCCAGGATGATGCTGAGTTTCGTTACCTCAATCCAGCCTACAAAATGGGTGTTTAAATTAACATAACACTATTGCCTTTTCCGTCTGCCGTTGTTCAGCAAAGCTTATGCCGCCAGTTAAATAGAATACATATATGTCTCTTCTTCTTTCTTTGTTTATTTGTGGTTAAATAACAACCTTGTATCTTCATTTATCTAACCTTACACAAATCGGTGAGCGAATTCATAGGTAAAATCAACTCTTCCCTTGCGTAAAACGGCTGGATCTAATCTTTCAGTTGTATTGCAAGTCATCAAAACCACTAACTTTTGCTTCGTATGAATTCCCGAATCATCAATTACGCTTTGATACAATGTTCCATCCAGTAAGCTCAAAATATGCTCCGTCTTATTATTATTTTGAGCAGCTTCAGAAGCGCGATTTTTGGCTAAATTATCCGCTTCGTTGATAATTAGACAAATTCGCTCTAAGTAACTTGGCGGCACAAAATTCTCAACCGCATCGTGATCCAGAATAAAAATCACATATCCGAGAGGCGCGAGAATTTCTTGTGCTACAGCTTGCGTCCAAGCAGTTTTCCCCGTACCCGGATCTCCGTGGACGAGAACCGCCAACTGGCTTTGGTCGAGAATTGCCTGCTGTACCGTATCGGTAAAGCTTTGAATATCGGCGGGAAACGACCGAATTGGAAATTCGCCGTGAATTTTTCCTACACGACTTTGGTAGCCACTCAGCATCACTGCAAGATTGAAAGTTGCTTTATTGATCAGTGGCGCTAGTTCCTTCGCCATTAGGGTATAGCGTCGTCGTCCCCGATCTAAATTTTCAATTTCTAGCCAAGCTTGCTGTTGAGGCCAATAGGCATAAACCGTGTTAATAATATCGAGACGTTCCCAGTTAACAAATCGATCTACCGGAAAATAAAAATATCGATCTAGATAATACTGGGTAATCATATCTGGACGACCCAATAATTCCAGAATTTTGAAAATCGTTATTTCTTGTAGCCGGTTGAGGACGTGTTCAATGGGAATGCTGTTACGACTGACAAATTGAATCACAGGCGAATCAACACTTAAAACGTCTTGGAAGCGATAATCTGGAGTTGGAGGATC
The Coleofasciculus sp. FACHB-T130 genome window above contains:
- the rppA gene encoding two-component system response regulator RppA; translation: MRVLLVEDEPDLGAAIKRTLSQEAYVVDWVLDGTQAWEFLETQWTQYTLAIFDWLLPGLSGIELCQRLRGKNNPLPVLMLTAKDRMEDKVAGLDAGADDYLVKPFGMAELLARLRALQRRSPQLHPQHLQVGNLTLDYGTHTVWSQNTLDDKQIIPLTSKEFQLLEYFMKHPNQILTRDQLLSQLWEFSAEPMSNVVAAQMRLLRRKLAVFGCDRFIETVYGIGYRLNSH
- a CDS encoding DUF1206 domain-containing protein, producing MQTRPNQPMTPDDASTWVERLARLGFGARGVVYATVGVLAAQAAFGAGGRTTDTEGALVTIVTQPFGKFLLAIVALGLVGYVLWRFVEAIADPENKGTDAKGLASRLGAVGSGLIYAGLAWSAIKLIMGSGGGGNSNSSQDWTARLLAQPFGQFLVGIVGAAVIGMGFYQFYRAYKAKFRKKWKVNQMSEKEEKWATFAGRFGIAARGVVFSITGLFLLQAARQSDANQVQGLGGALAALAQQPFGPWLLGTVALGLIAYGIYNFVEARYRHFATR
- the rppB gene encoding two-component system sensor histidine kinase RppB; translation: MNENKLFQLTRWRLAGWYAGVMGVILSLCGVAVYEAIARANWVALDRELESVAGTLHDSIEPILQQPGRLEPAIQQLLPDICLLGEKCVSQIENPTRHTLGAIHQGDYYVRLLENSGRPVALAGLQPVGLLAADKGDRVSTPQLWQILQNRQGTRFHQISLSLHTKDNRPWGYLQVGRSLKELDDHLTALKFILLLGLPVAMIVVAGSSWWLAGLAMQPIYQSYGQIQQFTADAAHELRTPLAAIQATVESTLRMNQLSELEARDTLKTIERQNYRLSELVRDLLLLSRMDRQALSIKYRPACLNDLVSDVAEELSALAIAADLTLSIDIRTPEPLHVNGDEEQLYRLIFNLVVNAIQYTPPGGQVAVILESSTQALIYISAYVK
- a CDS encoding ThiF family adenylyltransferase is translated as MSIFFHEQLHRTSALMAKLKDFPVTVCGAGALGANITENLARSGFGKLVVIDRDRIEERNLSTQPYYRSDVGAYKAKILTNTLYRALGVAVDGRPKELTSANAAQLLSGSSVVIDTFDNSISRQAVKDYCTAANIPCLHVGLASDYAEIIWNEIYRVPSPVNDDVCDYPLARNLVMLAVAVASEVIINFVATGNRESFTVTLGDFAVKPFDKF
- a CDS encoding AAA family ATPase, with product MGSGYFGNDESNPGNKNPQAKGLLGAGWRPLTRQIDWGFLWHLVFNDSKELSQKTLGLASDIADAMGRNEYTWWANILNVFSESTRYEVDEFWNYITPDPPTPDYRFQDVLSVDSPVIQFVSRNSIPIEHVLNRLQEITIFKILELLGRPDMITQYYLDRYFYFPVDRFVNWERLDIINTVYAYWPQQQAWLEIENLDRGRRRYTLMAKELAPLINKATFNLAVMLSGYQSRVGKIHGEFPIRSFPADIQSFTDTVQQAILDQSQLAVLVHGDPGTGKTAWTQAVAQEILAPLGYVIFILDHDAVENFVPPSYLERICLIINEADNLAKNRASEAAQNNNKTEHILSLLDGTLYQSVIDDSGIHTKQKLVVLMTCNTTERLDPAVLRKGRVDFTYEFAHRFV